One window from the genome of Cricetulus griseus strain 17A/GY chromosome 2, alternate assembly CriGri-PICRH-1.0, whole genome shotgun sequence encodes:
- the Rsrp1 gene encoding arginine/serine-rich protein 1 yields MSSAATSKYVNDMWPGSPQEKASPSASGSGRSSRLSSRSRSRSSSRSSGPDSRSASRSSSRSHSRARRSRRSRSRSRRRHQRKYRRYSRSYSRSRSRSRSRGRHYHRGDGFYGPSRRYYQSPSPYRSRSRSRSRGRSHHRRSYYAITRGRRYYGFGRTVYPEDRPRWRERSRTRSRSRSRTPFRLSEKDRMELLEIAKANAAKALGTANFDLPASLRTAAKETSQRAAVLSSGAKMEHSENQAEDETKNHSEKSSTQRNIAFSSNNSIAKPIQKTAKAAAEETSSGSPKIDKKKSPYGLWIPV; encoded by the exons aTGTCCTCGGCCGCCACGTCTAAGTACGTGAACGACATGTGGCCCGGCTCTCCGCAGGAGAAAGCCTCGCCATCCGCGTCGGGCTCGGGCCGCTCCAGCCGCCTGTCGTCGCGCTCCCGCAGCCGCTCTTCGTCCCGCAGCTCCGGCCCGGACTCGCGCAGTGCCAGCCGCTCGTCGTCGCGCAGCCATAGCCGGGCGCGGCGGAGCCGCCGCTCCCGCTCCCGGTCCCGCAGGCGCCACCAGCGCAAGTACAGGCGCTACTCGCGGTCGTACTCCCGCAGCCGCTCCCGCTCCCGCTCCCGCGGCCGCCACTACCACCGAGGAGATGGCTTTTACGGGCCGTCGCGCAGGTACTACCAGTCGCCGTCGCCCTACCGGTCCCGGAGCAGGTCGCGCTCCCGCGGGCGGTCGCATCACCGGAGGTCGTACTACGCCATCACGCGCGGCCGGCGCTACTACGGTTTCGGCCGCACGGTGTACCCCGAGGATCGCCCCCGCTGGAGGGAAAGGTCCAGAACCAGGTCGCGCAGCAGGAGCAGAACTCCCTTTCGCTTAAGTGAGAAAG ATCGAATGGAGCTGCTAGAAATAGCAAAAGCCAATGCAGCAAAAGCTCTAGGAACAGCCAACTTTGACTTGCCAGCGAGTCTCCGGACTGCAGCCAAGGAAACAAGCCAGAGAGCAGCTGTTTTGAGCAGTGGCGCAAAGATGGAG CACTCAGAAaatcaagctgaagatgaaactAAAAATCACAGTGAGAAATCTTCCACACAAAGAAACATAGCCTTCAGCTCTAAT AATTCCATAGCAAAGCCGATACAGAAAACAGCTAAAGCTGCTGCTGAAGAGACATCATCAGGGTCACCaaaaatagataagaaaaaaagTCCTTATGGACTGTGGATACCTGTGTAA
- the Syf2 gene encoding pre-mRNA-splicing factor SYF2 isoform X2, whose translation MAAASEAEVPAGGAEDRPSAAEELAAQKREQRLRKFRELHLKRTEARKLNHQEVVEEDKRLKLPANWEAKKARLEWELQEEEKKKECAARGEDYEKVKLLEISAEDAERWERRKKRKNPDLGFSDYAAAQLRQYHRLTKQIKPDMESYERQREKHGEDFFPTSNSLLHGTHVPSSQEIDRMVLDLEKQIEKRDKYSRRRPYNDDADIDYINERNAKFNKKAERFYGKYTAEIKQNLERGTAV comes from the exons ATGGCGGCTGCGAGCGAAGCCGAG GTGCCCGCGGGCGGCGCGGAAGACCGGCCTTCGGCGGCCGAGGAGCTGGCGGCGCAGAAGCGCGAGCAGAGACTGCGCAAGTTCCGGGAGCTGCATCTGAAGCGG ACTGAAGCTCGTAAGTTAAATCACCAGGAAGTTGTGGAAGAAGACAAAAGACTTAAGTTGCCTGCAAACTGGGAAGCCAAGAAAGCGCGTTTGGAGTGGGAACtgcaggaggaagaaaagaaaaag GAGTGTGCAGCGAGAGGGGAAGACTACGAGAAAGTGAAGCTTCTGGAGATCAGCGCAGAGGACGCtgagagatgggagaggaggaagaagaggaagaaccCTGACTTGGGGTTTTCAG ATTATGCTGCTGCCCAGTTACGCCAGTATCACCGGCTGACCAAGCAGATCAAACCTGACATGGAAAGTTATGAACGACAGAGAGAAAAGCA TGGAGAAGATTTTTTCCCGACATCCAACAGTCTTCTCCATGGGACACATGTGCCTTCCTCACAGGAAATTGACAGGATGGTTTTAGatctggaaaagca aaTTGAAAAGCGAGACAAATACAGCCGGAGACGACCCTACAATGACGATGCTGACATTGACTACATCAATGAGAGGAATGCCAAGTTCAACAAGAAAGCAGAGAGGTTCTACGGGAAGTACACAGCAGAAATTAAACAGAACCTGGAGAGAGGAACAGCTGTGTGA